ACATACTATACAGGGATTTTCCTGAACACTATACTTGGAACAGCCAGGGAAAGTTTTGGCAACAGAGGAAACGGAAAGCTACATACCAGGTTGGCAGAGTAGTGGCTGCACATCCAGGTGAAGGAGAACGatattaccttcgagttctactAAACCACGTGACAGGAGCTACATGCTACGAAGACTTACGAACAATTGATGGAAAAATAGTGCCAACCTTTCAAGAATCTGCAGAAAAAAGGGGACTAATTGAAGCAGATAATACAATAGATGACTGCATGACGGAAGCTGAATTGTTTCGTATGCCATCATCACTACGACGACTATTTGCAACAATTCTGGTGTTTTGTGAGCCCAGCAACATCCGTACAATATGGAACAACCACCTCGAAGCAATGTCAGAGGACTATAGCAGAAATTGCAAATCAAAACACATGGTCCAACAAATGGTGCTGAAAAATATCAGGGATATGTTGCAATCAATGGGCAAAGACATTCGGTCATTTCCTCTTCCAGAGATTGACGAACAGCAAAACACGACAAATGACGTACCTAGAGAGATCATCGAGGAATCCATGATTGAGGTAGACCAAGAGGACGCATCTTTGCATACATACCTAAACAAGGAACAAAAAGCTGCATACGAAAAAATACTAGCCGCAGTTAACAGTGATTCAGGAGGCCTATTCTTTGTCGATGGACCAGCAGGCACAGGAAAAACTTTTCTATATAGAGCTCTACTGGCTACAGTCCGTGGACAAGGTAAGATAGCTTTAGCTACAGCAACATCTGGTGTAGCAGCTTCAATAATGCCAGGGGGGAGAACAGCCCACTCTAGATTCAAGATACCACTAAGAATAGATGATGGATCTATTTGTTCATTCACAAAACAAAGTGGGACAGCGAAGCTACTTCAAACAGCTTCATTAATTATTTGGGATGAAGCATCTATGACTAAGAGGCAAGCGGTTGAGGCTCTAGACAAAAGTATGAGAGACATAATGGACCAGCCAAATCTTCCATTCGGTGGAAAAACAGTGGTATTTGGTGGAGATTTTAGACAAGTTCTACCTGTTGTGCGAAAGGGAACAAGAGCTCAAATAGTGGATGCATCACTAAGACGGTCTGGCCTTTGGAATTGCATGCAACAATTAGAGCTCGTGCACAACATGAGGGCACAAAAGGACCCATGGTTCGCAGAATACCTACTGCGAATAGGAAATGGAACCGAAGAGACAAATGAAAATGGAGAAATATGTCTACCTACAAATATATGCGTCCAACATACAACAAATGACAATGGCCTCGATACATTGATTGACAATATCTATCAAATGGACAATGCTCTCCTAAAAGATCCAACATACATCACTTCAAGAGCAATCTTATCAACAAGGAATGACTGCGTGGACAGCATAAATCTAAAAATGATTGAGCGTTTCCAAGGAGATGAGATGGTATATTACAGCTTTGATTCAGTAGAAGATGATCCTCATAACTACTATCCAACAGAATTCCTGAACACACTTACACCAAATGGACTACCGCCACATATGTTGAAGCTGAAAATTAACTGTCCCATCATATTACTCAGGAATATCGACCCAGCTAATGGACTTTGCAATGGCACAAGGTTGGTAGTACGAggatttcaaaaaaattcaattgatgcaGAAATAGTACTGGGACAACATTCTGGAATGAGAGTTTTCTTGCCTAGAATCCCATTATGCCCCTCCGACGATGAGATGTTCCCATTTCGTCTTAAGAGGAAACAATTTCCTGTCAGACTAAGCTTCGCCATGACAATAAATAAATCACAAGGGCAGACAATACCAACAGTTGGCGTCTACCTACCTGAACCAGTTTTCTCACATGGACAACTATATGTCGCACTTTCTAGGGCAACAGCGACAAAAAACATAAAGATACTGACAGGTCTACATGatgaagaaaagaagatgaagaagaagaagaagatcagtaCAACTGAGACATACACAAAAAACATTGTGTATACAGAAGTCCTCACAAAATAAGTGATTATTAAAAGGAACATTCAGGATACATAGCTGCTACAGAAACGCACTATTATATTCATTTTAAAAGATAAATAGGATATATTTATGTAATATTTCACATTTGAAAGGAAACATAGACCAATAAGTCAATGAGAATGCAAGTGGAATTGTTGGCTTAGAAGATAAATGATGCAAGATGGTGCGCAAAAAACTTCCTCACATGATTAAAAACTTACTGAACATGAGTACACCGATAACTAATTAGTATAACGCAATGCTGTATGCAAGCCTCCGCTTGTGCTGCTTCTCAAATCCAGTAATCAGGTCATCGATAATTTCCTCCCAGTCACCATCAATTGCTTCAAGctgaaaaggggaaaaaaaataaattaactcCTTGTCGTTCACAAAAAACAAGCACAGCTGATTCCGTACACTCTAATTTGTAGGCACTAACTTTGCAAAACTGAGTATTTGCCATAGACTAACTAAGGTCAGTTGGTCAGAAATCAGGGGCACAACAATTTGAGCAAAACATTGACAATAAATACAATATACTCATTAATTGCAACAGCGCAAAGGTTAATGTCACGGTCCATTCACAGCACAATATACCACCAGTAGGCATTTGGACATCATTGCAACTAGGTTTAGAAGATAAATGATGCAAGATGGTGCGCAAAAAACTTCCTCACATGATTAAAAACTTACTGAACATGAGTACACCAATAACTAATTACTTGTACAAGTCCAATGTTGCCTCCTGAGCACAGAAATGCATATAGAATTGCTTTAAGCATAAAACAGGACAAAAAGCCTTCGGTATAATGCGTTTATAAACATAGAAGGCTACAAAAAGGAATATTTCACAGAGCACAATGCATCTGACTACTGAGATATCAAGATTAAATTACCAGAATAATAACGACTCTTCAGATCTTCAACACTGCGAGTAGTTGGAAAGCTATCTGCTATTAGTGACTCTAATTGCGGTCCACCTGGGGTATAAAAATGTAGTTTGAGGTGCCTGCATGAAAATGGCTCTAGAATCAGACAATGTATGCGCATCTGTTCTACTGGTTTGAGTCGATTTGGTTTCTTCCAGAAAACATGGTTACCGTGGGCGCTGAAGATGGGATCATTGGGCGCATAGTCCTCCTGCCTTCCATTCTCCGACATGAGCACCAGCAAGAAGCACCCAACCATGACAATCATCTCGACGAAGCGACCTCTGCTCGCACCACGCCATTTCTCATCGAGGCCATGGTAGGCTTCCAGCAGCTGATCCGCCATCTCCTCGACCGCATCGACGAAGTCGCGGAGCGACTCGCCGGCAGAGCGCTTGACCAGGTGCAGCACCGCCCGACATTTGTGCTCCTCCGCGATGGGCTCGTCAGCGACAGTGGTGACGGACGACTTCAAGCAGCTTCGACAAAGCACCGACCGCTCGACCGCACGACCGGAGGGGAcggaggcggggccggcgggaggCCCTAGAGCCTGCAGCGTATGGCGGCGTGGCAGGCCTAGGGGATCCGGCGGGCGGGCAAGGCGGCGCGGACGGTCAGCGACGAGCAAGGGCAGGCCGTGGGAGCGGCGGGGAGCAGAAGCGTCAGATCGAAGCCTGGAGTTAGGGTTGAGGATAAGGACAGCCGCGTCGGAGACGAGCTCGGTGTCGCCGAGGTGATGTTACAGTGGGCCGTAGGCGAGGTGATGTTGCAGTGGGCCGATTGGTTGTAGTGGGCGGATTTGGGCCGGTTTGGGATGTATTAATCACTCCGTATTATATACAAATTACTCGTTTGTGCAGAAAATTTAATGTTCACACATTAGAGCTTCGTTAAATTACCTTTGTATTCAATATAAGTTATCTAAAATTCAAACATTATGAAATCTTATAATTTAATATATCTCTCTTGAATGCTTTAAATCTTCATACAAAATGAAAAACTCGAAAAAAAAGCATGAAAGCAACAACATCAATATACATGCTAAGCAACCGTActgtttttaaaaaaacaaccaCAAATGCAACAAGACAAAACCAACCTAACAACATAAAaatacccgtagcaacgcacgggcatttctacTAGTACAGGAATACGTACGGTTTGTCCACGAGAAATCCATCGATCCACCCAATTGCAACATGGCCGCATCATCaactgacgccgccgccgccgcaccccagTGGCCGGACCTCCCGCCGGAGCTGCTCCGTGAAATCTCCGGCCGTCTCGACGCCGGGGCCGACCTGGTTCGTTTCCTCACCGTCTGCAGATCGTGGCGCGACGCGCACGCCGATCGTCCGCCCCGCTTCCCGCCGTGGCAGGACCTCCCGCCGGGGGTGCTCCGCAACATCTCCGGCCGCCTCCACGCCGCGGCCGACTTCGCCCGCTTTCACGCCGTCTGCTGGCCGTGGCACGCCGCGCTCGGCAGCCCGCCCCGCTTCCTGCCGTGGCTCGTGGCgccgtccgaccccgacgccgccggcgaccagcGGTGCCGCTGCGTCTTCTCCGGGACGAGCTCCCGCGCGCTGGGCATCTGCGGCCGGGACAGGCGGGTCGCGTGCGCCGACGGCACGGCGGCGTGGGTGGTCAGCATCGGCCACGAGACCAGCCTCGTTGACCCTCTCACCTCCGTCCGCCGGCCCTTCTCCCGCGAGGACGCCAACGGCGAGTGGCCGGATCGCACCCACCGCACCGTCTCCGTCGACGGCGCCATCTTCTTGTACGACTTCAAAACATGGCAGCCCGGCTCTCGGCTGCCGCCGGGCGTCGTAGACCATCCGTACTCGAGTCTCCGCGGAGCCTTACTTTGCCCCGGCGATCAAGAGTGGACGTTTGTATACGGTGGTCTGAGTACTGaccgctgctgcgccgccgtcAACTTCTACGGCTACATCGTGTGCGTGGACTTGGCGAACTGCTACGTCATCGACGACGCGCAGTTGGAGCTACCGGACGTGCCCGCAGGCAAGGTACGCCGGTGCAGCTACCTCTTGGAGTCGACCGACGACGAACTTCTGCTGGCCAGCGTCCTTCAAGACGCCGCCGGCACGCCCGATGACCTGACGGTGACGCTGCACGTGCTGTACCCGTTGGCAGAGGAGGACAACGGCGACGAGGGGCCTCTGGTGTTGGAATGGCTTAGGAGGGACGATGACTTGAGCCTGCTCGGTGAGAATGTCATGTTCCTGGGTTTCCCGGGCAGCTTCGCCGTAGAAGCCGACACGTTCGGCGGGGAGTTGAGCGGCGGCACAGCCTACTTCGTCATCGACAACAACTCGGCCGGCGGGCAGGGGGCTTtggggtcgccggcggcggcgccatcatGCAGCGTGTACAGGTACAGCTTCCACGACGGCGTGGCGACGCTGGTGGAGACGCTGCCGGCCGGATGGAACGACGCGAGGTGCATGTGGTTCCTGCCCCAGCCCAACATATCTCGAATCCCTGCGCGGAGGAGTCGGAAGTGTCCGGGAGCTCCGGTGAGGATTTACGTCGGCGATCTGTCCCCGAAGGTGGATAGCTACCGGCTGCGAGAGATGTTCAGCGTGTACGGTAAGGTGGCCAGCGCAAGAGTCGCGTACGACAATCGTGGCAGGTCACGAGGGTTCGGGTTCGTGACCATGGCCACGCACAAGGGATTCCACAAGGCCATGGCTGCTCTCAACGCCGTGGAGAAGCCAGACGACCGCTTCACGATCTTGGATGGGTTTATCGCGCTCCTAATTCTTTTGTTGATTTTTGCATTATTTTATTTAGCGTTTAGGGGCCTTAGGGCTGCatggttttctttcttttgaaacGACGTTGCGAGGTTTTTGATGTGTTTGTGGCATAAAAGTTAGCCTCATTTGCTTTTGTTCTCCATAGATATTTTGTTCGGCTTGTGGTGATGACAACGACTTTCCCATCCTCTAAGAGGAAGGGAAAGTTGTATAGATACGCCAGTGGATTCGTGAGTCATGGCTACGTAACCCGACTTCATTTTGACATCATATACCGCGCTGGTAAAGGTGAATATTAGCTTATTTTTGTAAAAGTACAGGCTAAAAGGATATAAGTGTTTATGCACGCGCACGCATATATATATGCAATCACTTTTTATAATTGCCTGAAATCTTTAGTGTTTTTAGGCATGATGAGTGTGAAATATTGCACAACACGAGTTACTCTCTAGTGCAGAGATTAGGGTTGCTGGGGGCAAAGATGGAGTCATTGGAGTTAGAGAGGATAGTTCTTTGGCGAGGATGACCATGATGCATGATCGCCGGACTGGATCCGGATACATGGCTCAGATTCGTTTGCATATAAAAGCAAAGAAGTACTAGGCAAACGAAATTTCCGGTGACTTCGGGATTACTTTTAAAGATCTCGATGATATATACTTGCACGAGAAGTCAATCTATCCATCCCCCCGATCCCATCATGCCCCCAACGACGGATGACGCCGGCGAATCCCAGTGGTCGGAGCTCCCGCCGGACCTGCTCCGCGACATCTCCGGCCGTCTCCACGCCGCAGCCGACTTCGTCCGCTTCCGCGCCGTCTGCAGGCCGTGGGGCGAGTCGCTCGCCGATCGCCCGCCAAACTTCCTGCCGTGGCTCCTCGCGCCGTCCGACGCCGGCGTCGACCTAGAAGACCAGCGGTGCCGCTGCGTCTTCTCCAGGACGAGCTGCCGCGCGCCGGGCATCTGCATCCGGGACCGGAGGGTCGCGTGCGCCGACGGTACTGGGGCGTGGTTGGTCGGCGGCAACTACGAGCCCGGCCTCGTCAACCctttcaccgccgccggcctgcctTATTCCCCACTCAGGTACACGGGACGCCGGATGCCAGATCACACCCACCGCGTCGTCTCCGGCGACGACACCATCCTCGTGTACGAATTTACACCGCACCCGCCTGGCAAAGTTGAGCGTTTTCTCTCAGATTTCGAGGGAGCCATCCTGTGCCCCGACGACGAATGCCCCGATCACGAGCCATGGATGAATGTAAGAAGTAATCTTTTTACTGaccgctgctgcgccgccgtcTACAACCGCGGCGACGTCGTCTGCTCAGACCTGGCGAACTGTTACGTCCTCTGGAAGACCGTGCACTCGTACATTAATAATTGCCACTGTCGTACGACTGTGACAACGCGAGCGGCGCTACCGGATGAGCCCGGCAAGGTACGCCGGTGCAGCTACCTCCTGGAGTCTCGCGGTGGCGACGAGCATGAACTCCTGCTGGCCAGCGTTCTTaaggaggccgccggcggcggcgatctgTCCGTGTCGGTGCACGCTCTGGAACGGAGAACGGGCGGCGAGGAGCCGGTGGTGGGGTGGTCGAGGAGGGACAATGACATGGGCATGCTCGGTGACGATGTCCTGTTCTTGGGTTTCCCGGGCAGCTtcgccgtcgacgccgcgcgGTTCGGCGGGGAGGTGAGCGGCGGCACCGCCTACTTCGTCATCGGAGACAACTCAGGCGGGCAGACGGAGCCATGCAGCGTGTACAGGTACAGCTTCCATGACGGCGCAGCGACGCTGGTGGAGACGCTGCCGCCCGGATGGCACGACGCGAGGTGCATGTGGTTCCTACCCTATCCCGAGATATCTCCGGTTCGTGCAAGGACTCCGAACGGTCGgcagggaactccggcgaccaGCAGCGGCAGCTCCGGGGCACAAGAGTTGAAGATCTACGCCGGCGATCTGGCCCCAAAGGTGGATAACTCCCGGCTGCGAGAGATGTTCATGCAAGCACGGGAAGGTGGCCTGCGCCAGAGTCGCGTACGACAAGAAGGGGCGATCACGAGGGTTCGGGTTCGTGACCATGGCGACGGAGGAGGGATTCGACAACGCCATGGCTGCTCTCAACGCCCTGAAGGAGGCACACCTTGGAAGCACCTAGGCATCATGTAGGCCCTTTCGCACCTTTGGTAAGGGtgtgtttagatgataaataacAACCGTTCACTTATGACTGATCCATATGTTTTGAAATGAATCTATATTGGTTATCATGTGATAAGTTTATTGGAATATGACCCCTCAATTTGAATTGGAAAGCGGCTTCTAATACTAAGATACGCTGTTTGTTCTCTAAAATGTAACGTAATTTCATTATAGATGGTAAGTCTTATCGTTACATCCGTTTGTTTGCAACGGTCTGTAATCCGTTAACGCGTAATCAGATCCCGAGCCAGTACGTGCCCGATACCGCTCCTCAACCACCGTAATAAAAAAAACGATACAGCATCGGCGCTATTCACAGATCGTGACTCCAGCGCGGCGGCACCCTCCAAACGCTGCCGTGTGCTTGTGCCTGCGCCTCCGGTCCTCTGCCTCCTGGCGACCGTGCGTGATGAGGAAGGAGACAACAGCGAGTAGCTTCACCAAGAACAGCACGCCACCTGGCCACCACTGAGGCCCAAGCTATTCACCTGCTGCTACCGCTAGCTGACTGGTTCAGGAAGGCTCCTCAAGCGGCTGTTTTTGCCGGGAGAGAGCAAGGCTCTTGTTTCGATTAGAGAATCAGGATTCTGCTGCCTCTACAGCTGTCCGAGATTACAAGCCAGAGCATGGCGGGCGAGCGTTGGTGAAGAGGCGGCCGGCATGGCCGTCGTGTTGCTAATCGGTTTCAACGAAGACGTGTCTCGCTGCTGCGTAGCTGGCTTATGGTTGTGCTGGAGATGCGATAACGTTACGTTAGTAAACCAAACAAAGACAGTAATCATACATCCCACCTCTGATTGCAGTGCAATCTGATTCCATTTTCATTTACGTTACCGCTCGTCGAACCAAACATTACCTAAGTGTCATGCAGATGAAGGACACTTAGTGTAGTATAGTTTTTTTAGTTTGTAGCTCATGAACCGTAGGGTTTCAATGATAGTAGCTTGACCATATAATGCTAGCCATGAATGTGATGCATACTCAGTATTCTCTAGCACTTGGTAGCTGAAACAACACACGGAAGAACTCTATGAAGAAAAAAACATGATCGGAGACCGCGATGAAAAAAACATGATGTTCCAAGCTAAGTACCATTACTATAAGGTCTGAATTTTATTGCTCTATTGGACATCCTGTCAAAATGTCTAAAACTTTGCAGgttccccttttttttttttcagtccTCAATAGCCAAGTCGACACTCTGTCTCCTATCAAATGGTCCGTACGTAGGAATTCAGAAGGTCGAAACTTCATGTGTTTCGTGTTGTTTTCCACCATTCTCTTGGCCTCTTGTTTTGTTTGCTGCTTTCTTCCCCTATCCCTATCTGTACTTTTGGTTTGAGAAACTCCTGATCGCGCGTTTC
This portion of the Setaria viridis chromosome 7, Setaria_viridis_v4.0, whole genome shotgun sequence genome encodes:
- the LOC140223518 gene encoding uncharacterized protein, which codes for MAASSTDAAAAAPQWPDLPPELLREISGRLHAAADFARFHAVCWPWHAALGSPPRFLPWLVAPSDPDAAGDQRCRCVFSGTSSRALGICGRDRRVACADGTAAWVVSIGHETSLVDPLTSVRRPFSREDANGEWPDRTHRTVSVDGAIFLYDFKTWQPGSRLPPGVVDHPYSSLRGALLCPGDQEWTFVYGGLSTDRCCAAVNFYGYIVCVDLANCYVIDDAQLELPDVPAGKVRRCSYLLESTDDELLLASVLQDAAGTPDDLTVTLHVLYPLAEEDNGDEGPLVLEWLRRDDDLSLLGENVMFLGFPGSFAVEADTFGGELSGGTAYFVIDNNSAGGQGALGSPAAAPSCSVYRYSFHDGVATLVETLPAGWNDARCMWFLPQPNISRIPARRSRKCPGAPVRIYVGDLSPKVDSYRLREMFSVYGKVASARVAYDNRGRSRGFGFVTMATHKGFHKAMAALNAVEKPDDRFTILDGFIALLILLLIFALFYLAFRGLRAAWFSFF
- the LOC140223519 gene encoding uncharacterized protein, coding for MIYTCTRSQSIHPPDPIMPPTTDDAGESQWSELPPDLLRDISGRLHAAADFVRFRAVCRPWGESLADRPPNFLPWLLAPSDAGVDLEDQRCRCVFSRTSCRAPGICIRDRRVACADGTGAWLVGGNYEPGLVNPFTAAGLPYSPLRYTGRRMPDHTHRVVSGDDTILVYEFTPHPPGKVERFLSDFEGAILCPDDECPDHEPWMNVRSNLFTDRCCAAVYNRGDVVCSDLANCYVLWKTVHSYINNCHCRTTVTTRAALPDEPGKVRRCSYLLESRGGDEHELLLASVLKEAAGGGDLSVSVHALERRTGGEEPVVGWSRRDNDMGMLGDDVLFLGFPGSFAVDAARFGGEVSGGTAYFVIGDNSGGQTEPCSVYRYSFHDGAATLVETLPPGWHDARCMWFLPYPEISPVRARTPNGRQGTPATSSGSSGAQELKIYAGDLAPKVDNSRLREMFMQAREGGLRQSRVRQEGAITRVRVRDHGDGGGIRQRHGCSQRPEGGTPWKHLGIM